The sequence GACCCGGTCATGCAAATCACGCGGGAATCTGCATGATTATGGGAGACAAGCCAGCGCCAGAGCCCGCTCATCTACGTGGACGGCGTGCGCATGGACAACGCAGTCGAGCGCGCCACGTCCGTGAGGACCGACCGGCTGCAGGACATCAATCCCCAGGACATCGACCGGGTGGAGGTCATCCGGGGGGCAGCGGCCGCGACCCTCTACGGCACCGAAGCCTCCAGCGGCGTGATCCAGATCTTCACCAAGCGGGGACAGACGGGCTCGCCGGTATACGCCTTCTCGACCGACCTCCAACACCTCGCCTTTCCACGCGACTTCCCGGATAACTGCGGATACAACCGTGCCGAGCATCGGCTCCTCTGCGACAGTCCCTGGGAAGAGAACGCGGTGCTCGGGTATCACCAGAACTACAACCTGTCGGTTCGCGGCGGGACGCCCGGCCTGCGCTACTACCTGTCCGGGCGCCTGATGGAGGAGCGGAACCCCTCGCCCAACAACGAACTGGCCAACCAGTCGGTGCGCGCCACCTTCGACTTCACCCATACCGAGAAGCTGACCAGCCAGGTCGGGGTGAATGTCGTGCGGCGCAACCTCCAGACCGCCACCCCCGGGTGGGGCGACCTCTTCGGCAACCTCATGCTCGGGAATCCGTTGCGCGCCACCGAGACCAATCCTCACGGGGCCTACACGCCCCTGCTGGCCAGCCGCATCACGGAGAACCTCCAGGAGTCCGTCAACACCATGCTCAACGCCTCGCTGGTCTACCAGTGGGCCGAAGGACTCAGCTCCACCCTTCAGATGGGGCACAACTTCATCGACAGCCGCTTCAGCGCGTTCTTCCCCCAAGGCGTGGTCGCGGAGTCGGTCACCGGCTACAAGCAGGTGAGAAACTCGCGCTTCGCCACGACCACGCTGGACTTCAGCACCCACTGGGAGACCCAGATCAGCGACCGGATGGTCGGCAACGTCACGGTCGGCGGCCAGAGCTTCCGCGAGGTGCAGGCGAACGAGTTCGCGTCCGTGCGCGAGTTCGGGTCGCCCACCCTCAAGACCCTCAGCGGCGGCGCCCAGATCACCGGGGTGAGCGAGGGCTTCGAGGAGGTCATCAACGCGGGTCTCTTCGTCCAGGGGCAGGTCGGGCTCGACGACCGCCTCTTCCTGACCGGGGGCGTTCGCGCGGACGGCAACTCGGCATTCGGCGAGGACTTCGGCCTCCAGGTGTACCCCAAGGCGGGTGTGTCCTGGGTGGTCTCCGAGTACGACTTCTGGAACGTCGGCTGGATGAACGAACTCAGGCTGCGCGCGGCGCTGGGTGCCTCCGGTCTGCAGCCGGGCGCCTTCGACGCCCAGCGCACCTGGAGCCCGAGCAGCAGCGTCATCGGCGGCTACCTTACGCCCCAGAACCTGGGCAATCCGGAACTCAAGCCCGAGCGTTCGACCGAGATCGAGCTGGCGGTCGAGGCGGGGCTGCTGGACGGCCGCTTCGGCATGGAGCTGGTGTACTTCAACCAGACCACCGACGATGCGCTGCTTCCGGTGCCGCCCTCGCCCGGAGACGGGTTCACCCGCTCGCAGTTGCGGAACCTGGGCACGCTCAAGTCCTGGGGGCTCGAACTCACCGCCGACGCGCGCCTGGTGCAGAGCCCCAGCTTTACCTGGGACCTGACGCTCAGCCCCACCTACCTGAAGCAGTGGGCGGACGACCTGGGCGGGCAGCCCGACCGGCGCCTCGGCAGCCGGCGCCGGTTCCATTCGCTCTACGAGGGGATGTGGCCCGGCATCTGGATCGCCCCCATCGTCGACCCCAACCAGCCCTACATTCTCTCCGGACCCATCGACGAGATCCGCAGCCGCCGGGACATCGCGCCCAACATCCTGAAGGCGGCCGACGGCACCGACTCGCTGGCGGTGATCGGCAGACCCCAGCCCAACTGGACCATCGACATCCGCAGCGCCATGCAGTTCGGGAGCTTCAGCTTCCGCAACATCTTCGAGGCGGCGGGCGGCTTCATCGTCTCCAACGAGACCGACCACCTGCGCAACGCGCTGGGCAACGGTCCCCTGGTAGCGACGCTCGAGCATACCCTGAACGACCCCAACGCCAGCGTCGAGGAGAAACAGCGGCTCGTGGACGAGTACGGCCGCAAGCACAACGGCGTCATCTCCAACACGGTCTACCCGGGCGACTATGTGCGCTGGGCCGAGCTCACCGTCTCCTACCAGCTTCCGGACTCGTTCGCCGAGCGTTTCGCGGCAACGAGCGCGCAGATCAGCGTGGGGGCCAAGAACCTCAAGGTGTTCAGCGACTACCTGAGTTCGCCCAAGAACGGCTGGATCGACCCCGGCACCCGCGGCATCGAAGCGGGCACCGCCGGCGCCAGCTACTTCACCCAGAACGTCGACTACCTCAAGGTGCCGGCTCCCAGACGCCTGGTCTTCTCCCTCAGGGCCCAGTTCTGACCGGGCCGAACATGCGGAGGCAATCCATGAACGTGCATGAGAGACAAGGGAGTCGACCGATGACAAAGAACGGAAACCCTGATGCCGGAACGATCGCTGGAACACGACGACTGAGGGGTCTCGCGGCCCTCGCTTCGGGACTGATGCTGACCACGGCCATCGGCTGCAGCGACTTCCTGGAGGTCGACAACCCGGCGAGTCTGCTGGACGAGGACCTGGAGCGCAAGGAGCTTCTGGGGACGCTGGCCAACACGCCGGAAGGGAACCTCGCCGGTACCTATTCGAGCCTGCTGACGCGACACGGGCTCCTGAGCGATGAACTGTTCCATCCCACCACGCAGCTCGAGAACATCGACGCCATGCGGGGCAACCGGCTGGCGTCCAACTCCGCCGTGGAAGGCCACTGGCGCGGGCTCGCCCAGGCGCGCTGGCTCGCGGACGAGGTGGCCGAACGCCTCTCGGCGGCCGGAGGCAACGACCTGGGCGTCGCGCGCGCGTACTTCTTCGGCGGGATGACCCGCATCACCATGGCGGATCACTACAACGTCATCGTGTACGGCGCGGAGGATCAGCTGCGCGGCCCGGTCGACGTGATCGCGGAGTCCGTCGAGCGCTTCCAGCAGGCCGCCCAGGTCGCGCAATCCGCCGGGGACGCGAATCTCGCCGCGGGCGCGATGGGACAGGTCGCGCGGGCCTATCGCTCGCTCTACTACGAGCGCACCCACCTCCAGGGCCAGATGGACCGCAGCCTGTTCGACCAGGCCGAATCGGCGGCCCGGCAAGCGCTTTCGACGGCCCCCGACTACAACGTCTCGCTGCGCTTCGGCGCCCCCGGCGGCTCCAACTCCGGGGCCTCCCTCGGAGGGCCGTACGGAGGCACCAACCGGATCGACGAGATCTATCTCTTCCTTTCGGACCCCGTGACCGGGGACTGGGACCCGCGCATCCCGCACGAGGAAACGACCCGCGAGGAGCCGCTCGGGACCAGCTCCTACAACCTGAAGTATACCGCGCGGGAAACGCCGCTCCCGCTCAGCCGTGCCGCCGAGGCGATGCTCATCATTGCCGAATCCCGCCTGCTGGCCGGAGACCTCGCGGGCGCGGTCGAGTGGATCAATCACACCCGCGCGGCGGCGAGGACCCGAACGATGGCCGGGGACTGGGGCGACGCGTCGCGCGGCTGGCCGCCCACAGCACATGCGCTTTCGGATCTGCGGGACTTCGCCAGCATGGACGCGGGCGAGATCATGGCCCAGCTCCAGCACGAGCGCAGAGCCGAGTTCTGGATGGAGATGCGGCGCTGGCAGGACATGCGCTACTACGAGATCTTCCCCTACCGCTGGTTCGACCAGAACAAGGCGATGGGGATTCATCTGCGCTGGCCGCCCTCTCCCGAGGACGTCAACGCCAACCCCAACCTGACCAACGAGATCGCGCAGCGCCTGTACGTGAACTGAGTGCCGTGAATCGAGTCCGGGAAACCGCGTCCTGTGAACCGAATCGCTGTATGGAGGGAAGTCGTCGATGAATTTCATCACGGGAAGACACCTTTCGCGCCGCACCTTTCTGAAGGGCGCCGGGGCCTCCGTGGGCCTCCCGCTCCTCGAGGCGATGGTGCCGGCTGGCAAGCCCTGGAGCGATGCGGCGCAGTCGCAGTTCACGCGCCTGGTGTGCGTCGAGGAGTCGATGGGGTGCGCGGGCGGGAACGACTGGGGGGACGAGCAGAACCTGTTCGCGCCAGCGACCGCGGGCCGCGACTTCGAGCTCAGGGCGGAGAGCCAGCTCAAGCCGCTGGAAGTCTACCGGGACTACCTCACCATCGTCAGCAACACCGACGTGCGCATGGCGGAGCCCTACCGGGCCGAGGAGATCGGCGGAGACCACGATCGCTCCACCGCCGTGTTCCTCACCCAGGCCCATCCGCTGCAGACCCAGGCCGACGTCTACCTGGGGAAGTCCCTCGACCAGGTCCACGCGGACCGCTTCGGACAGGACACCGCGCTGCCCTCGCTCGAGATCACCACGGAGCAGATGGACCGGGGGGGCGGGTGCGCCTACAACTACCACTGCGCCTACACGACCACCCTGGCGTGGGCGTCGCCCACCCAGCCGCTTCCCGCCATCCGCGAGCCCCGGCGGGTGTTCGAGCAGCTGTTCGGGGCCGGCGACTCCCCGGCCGACCGCGCCGTGCGCCTGCGCAACAGCCAGAGCCTGCTCGACTGGGTGCTGGTGGAGCTGAACGACCTGAAGCGGGAGCTGGGGGCGCTGGACCGGCAGGCGCTCGATCAGTACGCCACCCACATCCGCGAGCTGGAGCGGCGCATCGAGCTGGTGGAGGCGCAGAACTCGAGCGGTGAGGAGCGGCAAATGCCGGAGGCGCCGTCGGGCATTCCGGACCGCTGGGAAGACCACATGCGGCTGATGTTCGACCTGCAGGTGCTCGCCCTGCAGGCGGACCTGACGCGGGTCATCACCTTCAAGACCGGCTTCGACCTGCAGAACAGCACCTTCCCCGGCAGCGGCACCAGCAAGTCGTTCCATGCCGCGTCGCACCACGGCAACGTCCCCTCCGCCGTCATGGAGTTCAACGTCATCAACACGTATCGCCTGGGACAGATGGCGTATTTCCTGGAGAAGATGAAGAACACGATGGAGGGCGAGGCTTCGCTGCTCGACAAGACGGCGATCATCTGGGGTTCCCCGATGGGCGACCCGAACCTGCACAACCACCGGCGCTGCCCGCTCCTGCTCATGGGCCATGCGAACGGCGCGCTGGAGGGCAATCTGCATCTGAGGGCGCCCAAGGGGACGCCCATGGCCAACGTGTTCGTGAGCCTGATGCAGCGCCTGGGGCACGACGACATGCGCGCCTTCGGCGACAGCACGGGCGAGTTCCCGCTCAGCTTTCCGATGGGCCGGCCGGTGAGCACGCGGAGGGAGCCATGAGGCTTGGACGCGGGGTCAGGCGGGCCGGCGCGGTCCTCGCGGTCTTTCTGGCCGTGGCTGCGGCGCGCCCGCAGGACGGGCTGCTGGATGCGGCCAGGCAGGGGGACGCGGACGCCGTGCAGGCGCTGCTCGAGGACGGCGCCGACCCCAACTTCGCGCAGGGCGACGGCCTGACCGCATTGCACCTGGCCGCCCGCGAGGGTCACCTCGAGATCGTGGATATCCTGATCGGCGCAGGGGCCGAGACCGGGGCGGCGACGCGCATCGGTGAGTATACGCCCCTGCACCTGGCCGGCGGCGCGGGACACGCGGACGTGGTGGGCGCGCTCCTGGACGCAGGCGCGGACCCGGGGGCGGTGACCACCTCCAGCGGCGTGACCCCGCTCCACCTGGCGGCAGAGGCGCGCGGCGGCGAAGGCGCGGTTCGGCTGCTGGCCGAGCACGGCGCGCCGGTGAACGCGCGCGAAAAGTCAGCGGGGCAGACGCCCCTGATGTTCGCCGCCGCCGCCGGACGGACGGCCTCCGCGGCCGAACTGCTGGAACACGGCGCCGACCCCTCGATCGCCACCGAGGTGGCGGACGTGCTGCGCCGCATGGCGATCAGCAGGGCGGCCCGGGGGCGTCTGCTGGAGGCGCTGTCCGAGATCCAGCGGGCGACCGAGGGCGGGACCGCGCGGGCGCCCACCGCCGCCGAGGTGCAGGCCGCGCTCGCGGTTCAGCGGGAGTTTCTCGCCTCCGAGGAGCTGCAGGAGCAGTTGGCCGGCTTCCACCCCGACGACCTTGCCAACGTGGTGCCCGCGTGGGACACCCCCGCCGGCTACGTCAGCGACAACGAGATCGTCCGGCGGCCCATGTACGAGACCCTGGTCGGCAGGACCGGCGGCATGACCGCCCTGCTGCACGCCGCCCGCGAGGGCCATCTGGAGGTCGCGCGCGTGCTCCTGGACGGCGGCGCCGACATCGACCAGGTCGCGGGCGACGGGGCCAGCCCGCTTACCCTCGCCGCGCTCAACGGCCAGTTCGACATGTCGATGCTGCTCATCGAGCGGGGCGCCGACCCCGACCTGGCCACCCACACGGACGGCGTCGCCCCCCTGTTCGCTGTGCTGCAGACGCAGTGGGCCTTCAAGTTCACCGACCATCCCCACCCGCGCGCGCACGACAACCAGGCCACGACGCACATGGACGTCCTGCACGCCCTGTTGGAGGCGGGCGCCGACCCCGACGCGCCGATCGGGACACACCTGTGGTACTCGGACTTCCTGCGCGGCAAGCTGGGGCTCAACCTGACAGGGGCCACCCCGTTCTGGCGGGCGGCGCTGGCCCAGGACCTGCCCGCCATGAAGGCGCTGGTGGCGCACGGAGCCGACCCGGACATCCCCACCACCTGGCCGGAACCGGGAATGCGCGAGGGACGCCAGAACGACGGGCGCCTGCAGGAGGATTCCGGGCTGCCCATGATCCCCGAGGGAACCCCCAACATGTACCCCATCCACGCCGCGGCGGGGGGCGGGTACATGGGACTCGGCGCCTTCCTGATGAACCACGTTCCGAACAACTTCGTCAACACGGTCAGGTACCTGGTCGAGGAGCTCGGGGCCGACGTCAATCTCCGCGACTCGTGGGGCTACACCCCCCTGCACTACGCCTCGGTGCGGGGCGGCAACGACCACATCGAGTACCTGGTGGCGAAGGGGGCCGACGTGGGCGCGATCAGCCGGCTGGGTCAGTCCACCGCGGACATGGCGCGCGGCGGCCGGGCGGGCTACTTCTCGCGGCCGTCCTACCCCGGGACGGTGGACCTGCTGGTGGGTCTCGGGTCGGAGCTGAGGTGCCTCAACACCCACTTCCGGGGCACCGGCGACTTCTGCCCGGGTGCCGGGGTGGAGGCGTTCGACACGCAAGGGCCTCCGGGGGAGCAGGATCGGCCGCCGGGCGGAAGGCGGTGATCCCCCCGCAAGCCGGGAGATAGCGAAGCAACTCGCCTGCGCGGTGGCCGCGGCCGCGGCTGCCCGGTAGCCCCGTGCCGGCTACCCGACTGGTGGCCTGCCGGGCGGACGCCTCCGGGCGGCGGGCGGCGGTGGGCCCGAGGACCGGGGCGGAGGACCCGACCGCGCGGATGGCGGCGGCCCGGTTGCGGGGGAGCGACTCGGGCCCGATCCGGCGGCCGACCCCACCGATCCCGGAGGCGGCTGCCCAGCGGACGAAGGCGGCGGCTCGCCGGGCGGAGTGCGCGGCCGCGCCGAAGGAGGGGGACCGGCACCGGCGGGGGGCGGTTCGCCCCGCCGCTGCAGCACCGGTCGCTCGTCGCGGCCCTCAGCGGCACGGACCGCGGGAGATACCGCCGGATCCGGCCGCAACCGCGCCCCGCGAACGGCCGCATCCGGGAGCGATCCGTCAGGCCGCGGGGAGGTGGCGGGGGGCGGCACCGCGGGCGGCGCACCCGCCACGGCATCCCCGACCGTCTCCGGCGATGCCACCGGATCGGCCCCCTCCGCCCGCACCTCGCCGGCCGCGGCCGTGGACCGCCCCACCGGCGCCAGCTCCGCCCCGGCCGGCGCCTGCCCGCGGGCGTCCGCGCTCGACCCCAAGGAGCCCGACGGCCCCGCCATCGCCGGGGGCCGTACGACCCTTCCCGGCAGCGCCGACTCATCTGCGCGGGGTGCCAACCCTCC comes from Gammaproteobacteria bacterium and encodes:
- a CDS encoding RagB/SusD family nutrient uptake outer membrane protein, giving the protein MTKNGNPDAGTIAGTRRLRGLAALASGLMLTTAIGCSDFLEVDNPASLLDEDLERKELLGTLANTPEGNLAGTYSSLLTRHGLLSDELFHPTTQLENIDAMRGNRLASNSAVEGHWRGLAQARWLADEVAERLSAAGGNDLGVARAYFFGGMTRITMADHYNVIVYGAEDQLRGPVDVIAESVERFQQAAQVAQSAGDANLAAGAMGQVARAYRSLYYERTHLQGQMDRSLFDQAESAARQALSTAPDYNVSLRFGAPGGSNSGASLGGPYGGTNRIDEIYLFLSDPVTGDWDPRIPHEETTREEPLGTSSYNLKYTARETPLPLSRAAEAMLIIAESRLLAGDLAGAVEWINHTRAAARTRTMAGDWGDASRGWPPTAHALSDLRDFASMDAGEIMAQLQHERRAEFWMEMRRWQDMRYYEIFPYRWFDQNKAMGIHLRWPPSPEDVNANPNLTNEIAQRLYVN
- a CDS encoding ankyrin repeat domain-containing protein, which translates into the protein MRLGRGVRRAGAVLAVFLAVAAARPQDGLLDAARQGDADAVQALLEDGADPNFAQGDGLTALHLAAREGHLEIVDILIGAGAETGAATRIGEYTPLHLAGGAGHADVVGALLDAGADPGAVTTSSGVTPLHLAAEARGGEGAVRLLAEHGAPVNAREKSAGQTPLMFAAAAGRTASAAELLEHGADPSIATEVADVLRRMAISRAARGRLLEALSEIQRATEGGTARAPTAAEVQAALAVQREFLASEELQEQLAGFHPDDLANVVPAWDTPAGYVSDNEIVRRPMYETLVGRTGGMTALLHAAREGHLEVARVLLDGGADIDQVAGDGASPLTLAALNGQFDMSMLLIERGADPDLATHTDGVAPLFAVLQTQWAFKFTDHPHPRAHDNQATTHMDVLHALLEAGADPDAPIGTHLWYSDFLRGKLGLNLTGATPFWRAALAQDLPAMKALVAHGADPDIPTTWPEPGMREGRQNDGRLQEDSGLPMIPEGTPNMYPIHAAAGGGYMGLGAFLMNHVPNNFVNTVRYLVEELGADVNLRDSWGYTPLHYASVRGGNDHIEYLVAKGADVGAISRLGQSTADMARGGRAGYFSRPSYPGTVDLLVGLGSELRCLNTHFRGTGDFCPGAGVEAFDTQGPPGEQDRPPGGRR
- a CDS encoding TonB-dependent receptor, with amino-acid sequence MYVDGVRMDNAVERATSVRTDRLQDINPQDIDRVEVIRGAAAATLYGTEASSGVIQIFTKRGQTGSPVYAFSTDLQHLAFPRDFPDNCGYNRAEHRLLCDSPWEENAVLGYHQNYNLSVRGGTPGLRYYLSGRLMEERNPSPNNELANQSVRATFDFTHTEKLTSQVGVNVVRRNLQTATPGWGDLFGNLMLGNPLRATETNPHGAYTPLLASRITENLQESVNTMLNASLVYQWAEGLSSTLQMGHNFIDSRFSAFFPQGVVAESVTGYKQVRNSRFATTTLDFSTHWETQISDRMVGNVTVGGQSFREVQANEFASVREFGSPTLKTLSGGAQITGVSEGFEEVINAGLFVQGQVGLDDRLFLTGGVRADGNSAFGEDFGLQVYPKAGVSWVVSEYDFWNVGWMNELRLRAALGASGLQPGAFDAQRTWSPSSSVIGGYLTPQNLGNPELKPERSTEIELAVEAGLLDGRFGMELVYFNQTTDDALLPVPPSPGDGFTRSQLRNLGTLKSWGLELTADARLVQSPSFTWDLTLSPTYLKQWADDLGGQPDRRLGSRRRFHSLYEGMWPGIWIAPIVDPNQPYILSGPIDEIRSRRDIAPNILKAADGTDSLAVIGRPQPNWTIDIRSAMQFGSFSFRNIFEAAGGFIVSNETDHLRNALGNGPLVATLEHTLNDPNASVEEKQRLVDEYGRKHNGVISNTVYPGDYVRWAELTVSYQLPDSFAERFAATSAQISVGAKNLKVFSDYLSSPKNGWIDPGTRGIEAGTAGASYFTQNVDYLKVPAPRRLVFSLRAQF
- a CDS encoding DUF1552 domain-containing protein; translation: MNFITGRHLSRRTFLKGAGASVGLPLLEAMVPAGKPWSDAAQSQFTRLVCVEESMGCAGGNDWGDEQNLFAPATAGRDFELRAESQLKPLEVYRDYLTIVSNTDVRMAEPYRAEEIGGDHDRSTAVFLTQAHPLQTQADVYLGKSLDQVHADRFGQDTALPSLEITTEQMDRGGGCAYNYHCAYTTTLAWASPTQPLPAIREPRRVFEQLFGAGDSPADRAVRLRNSQSLLDWVLVELNDLKRELGALDRQALDQYATHIRELERRIELVEAQNSSGEERQMPEAPSGIPDRWEDHMRLMFDLQVLALQADLTRVITFKTGFDLQNSTFPGSGTSKSFHAASHHGNVPSAVMEFNVINTYRLGQMAYFLEKMKNTMEGEASLLDKTAIIWGSPMGDPNLHNHRRCPLLLMGHANGALEGNLHLRAPKGTPMANVFVSLMQRLGHDDMRAFGDSTGEFPLSFPMGRPVSTRREP